One Campylobacter pinnipediorum subsp. caledonicus genomic window carries:
- a CDS encoding MotA/TolQ/ExbB proton channel family protein, translating into MTSIDIVLNYFSKSSFITIFVLSWLSLYFIISFTILFSRMTGLGAFQRKEQNALESLLMGAKNLPRDSFFKKFISNGLTKEKLNIALNLAERKSTSGLVWLGIIASTSPFIGLFGTVVSILETFSNLGSSANTSLNVIAPAISEALIATGAGIFVAIPAYTFNLLIKRKAYELIGVLQRQADVILGIKDEIG; encoded by the coding sequence ATGACATCTATAGATATTGTTTTAAACTATTTTTCTAAGAGTAGCTTTATAACCATATTTGTATTATCTTGGCTTTCTTTATATTTTATAATAAGTTTTACAATATTATTTTCTAGAATGACAGGACTTGGAGCATTTCAAAGAAAAGAACAAAATGCTCTTGAGTCTTTGTTGATGGGTGCTAAAAATTTACCAAGAGATTCTTTTTTTAAGAAATTTATTTCAAATGGCTTAACAAAAGAAAAGCTAAATATAGCTTTAAATTTAGCTGAAAGAAAGTCAACTAGCGGTCTAGTATGGCTTGGAATTATTGCATCTACATCTCCATTTATAGGTCTTTTTGGAACCGTAGTGTCTATTTTAGAAACATTTTCTAATTTAGGAAGTAGTGCTAATACATCTTTAAATGTTATCGCTCCTGCTATATCAGAAGCACTTATCGCTACTGGGGCTGGAATATTTGTCGCTATACCAGCATATACTTTCAATCTTCTAATAAAAAGAAAAGCATATGAACTTATAGGTGTTTTGCAGCGTCAAGCCGATGTAATACTTGGTATAAAGGATGAAATTGGCTGA
- the atpC gene encoding ATP synthase F1 subunit epsilon — MNKLHLEIVTPQGQVFSGDVSSVVLPGSDGEFGVLPSHASLVSLLQAGIIDIQDLDNKHDIVAINWGYAKIDEEKVTILADGAVYISGNSESDLSDSLNKAKELFNSISSDKNAFAATISKMENIARNK; from the coding sequence ATGAATAAATTACATTTAGAAATAGTTACACCTCAAGGGCAAGTTTTTTCTGGCGATGTAAGTAGTGTTGTACTGCCTGGAAGCGATGGCGAATTTGGTGTTTTACCAAGTCATGCTTCCTTGGTTTCACTTCTTCAAGCAGGCATAATAGACATACAAGATTTGGATAACAAGCACGATATAGTTGCTATAAATTGGGGTTATGCTAAGATAGATGAAGAAAAAGTAACTATACTTGCAGATGGTGCTGTTTATATATCAGGAAATAGCGAAAGTGATTTATCTGATTCGCTAAATAAAGCTAAGGAGTTATTTAATAGTATAAGTAGTGATAAAAATGCATTTGCTGCTACTATATCAAAAATGGAAAATATTGCGAGAAATAAGTAA
- the atpD gene encoding F0F1 ATP synthase subunit beta: MKGIISQVMGPVVDVDFNDYLPKINEAIEVFFDVEGKKNRLVLEVAAHLGDNRVRTIAMDMSEGLTRGLEATALGTPISIPVGEKVLGRIFNVVGDLIDEGEDIKFENHWSIHRDPPPFEEQSTKSEIFETGIKVVDLLAPYAKGGKVGLFGGAGVGKTVIIMELIHNVAFKHSGYSVFAGVGERTREGNDLYHEMKESNVLDKVALCYGQMNEPPGARNRIALTGLTMAEYFRDEMGLDVLMFIDNIFRFSQSGAEMSALLGRIPSAVGYQPTLASEMGKFQERITSTKKGSITSVQAVYVPADDLTDPAPATVFAHLDATTVLNRAIAEKGIYPAVDPLDSTSRMLDPQILGEEHYKVARGVQAVLQKYKDLQDIIAILGMDELSEEDKLTVDRARKIERFLSQPFFVAEVFTGSPGKYVSLEESIAGFKGILEGKYDELPEAAFYMVGSIEEAIAKAEKLKS; encoded by the coding sequence ATGAAGGGTATTATTAGTCAAGTAATGGGTCCCGTAGTAGACGTTGATTTTAATGACTATTTGCCAAAGATTAATGAAGCTATTGAAGTTTTCTTTGATGTTGAAGGCAAAAAAAATAGACTGGTTTTAGAAGTAGCTGCACACTTAGGAGATAATAGAGTTAGAACTATTGCGATGGATATGAGTGAAGGGCTTACAAGAGGTCTTGAAGCTACTGCATTAGGAACACCTATTAGCATACCAGTTGGTGAAAAGGTTTTGGGTAGAATTTTTAACGTTGTTGGTGATTTGATTGACGAAGGTGAAGATATTAAATTTGAAAATCATTGGTCTATCCATAGAGATCCGCCTCCATTTGAAGAACAAAGCACAAAAAGTGAAATTTTTGAAACAGGTATAAAAGTCGTTGACTTACTAGCTCCTTATGCAAAGGGAGGAAAAGTTGGCTTATTTGGTGGTGCTGGAGTTGGAAAAACAGTCATTATTATGGAACTTATTCACAATGTTGCTTTTAAACATAGTGGTTATTCTGTATTTGCTGGCGTTGGTGAAAGAACAAGAGAGGGTAATGACCTTTATCATGAAATGAAAGAGTCAAACGTATTGGATAAAGTTGCACTGTGCTATGGACAGATGAACGAACCACCAGGAGCAAGAAACCGTATAGCACTTACTGGTTTAACAATGGCTGAGTATTTTAGAGATGAAATGGGTCTTGATGTATTGATGTTTATAGATAATATATTCCGTTTTTCTCAATCAGGTGCAGAGATGTCAGCCTTACTTGGTCGTATCCCATCAGCGGTTGGTTATCAACCTACACTAGCAAGTGAAATGGGTAAATTCCAAGAAAGAATTACATCTACAAAAAAAGGTTCAATTACATCAGTTCAAGCTGTTTATGTTCCAGCTGATGACTTGACAGACCCAGCACCGGCAACTGTTTTTGCTCACCTTGATGCTACAACAGTTCTAAACCGTGCTATAGCTGAAAAAGGTATCTACCCAGCAGTTGATCCACTCGACTCAACATCTCGTATGCTAGACCCACAAATTCTTGGAGAAGAACACTATAAAGTTGCTCGTGGTGTTCAAGCTGTGCTTCAAAAATATAAAGATTTGCAAGATATCATAGCTATATTAGGTATGGATGAACTTAGCGAAGAAGATAAATTAACAGTTGATAGAGCAAGAAAGATAGAGAGATTTTTATCTCAGCCATTCTTTGTTGCTGAAGTTTTTACAGGTAGTCCTGGAAAATATGTTAGTCTTGAAGAAAGTATAGCCGGATTTAAAGGCATATTAGAAGGTAAATATGATGAACTTCCGGAAGCAGCATTTTATATGGTTGGAAGTATAGAAGAGGCTATTGCTAAAGCTGAAAAACTTAAGTCTTAA